One Verrucomicrobiaceae bacterium genomic window carries:
- a CDS encoding 1-acyl-sn-glycerol-3-phosphate acyltransferase: MLLTYWIGYRVFRELSHGLHDFRIIGAERLRFSGPALLACNHVSFLDPPYIGQAFDEPIHYFARKTLFDHPLAGWLLRRWQAIPIDRDKPDASSLKATIRLLREGKKVLIFPEGTRSPDDTLQPAEAGVGLFIAKSAAPVLPMRIFGTHEAYPRGAKTLHPARVTLVVGEPWQPDLSAATLNGRDLYQSLADEVMRRIGELQV; encoded by the coding sequence ATGCTGCTCACTTATTGGATCGGATACCGTGTCTTCCGCGAGCTCTCGCACGGTCTCCATGACTTCCGCATCATCGGTGCCGAGCGGCTGCGCTTCAGCGGTCCCGCACTCCTCGCCTGCAATCACGTCAGCTTTCTCGACCCGCCTTACATTGGCCAGGCCTTTGACGAGCCCATCCACTACTTCGCCCGCAAGACTCTCTTTGACCACCCACTCGCGGGCTGGCTGCTGCGTCGCTGGCAGGCCATCCCCATCGACCGCGATAAACCAGACGCCTCCTCCCTCAAAGCCACCATCCGGCTCCTCCGCGAAGGCAAAAAAGTCCTTATCTTCCCCGAGGGCACCCGCAGCCCCGATGACACCCTCCAGCCCGCAGAGGCCGGCGTCGGTCTCTTCATTGCAAAATCCGCCGCTCCCGTCCTCCCCATGCGGATCTTTGGCACCCATGAGGCCTACCCACGCGGAGCAAAGACCCTCCACCCCGCACGCGTCACGCTCGTCGTAGGTGAGCCATGGCAGCCAGACCTCAGCGCCGCCACGCTGAATGGCCGCGACCTCTACCAAAGCCTCGCTGATGAAGTCATGCGCCGCATCGGTGAGCTACAGGTGTGA
- a CDS encoding YifB family Mg chelatase-like AAA ATPase, with the protein MIARTYSATLVGVNAVEIEIESHAGGGTQKMLIVGLPDASGKESRERVMAALRTSGFQPHDGVCTVNLAPADLKKEGPGFDLPIAITLLAESARIPKAVLAETAMIGELALNGELRPVRGLLAVALEARARGRKRLLVPKRAAVEASVVSGIEIIGVECLRDAVDFLKGSLPIEPEPCRAAQFFAAAAHYDIDFADVKGQDEAKRAIEVAVAGGHNLLMIGPPGTGKSMIAKRVPTIMPAMSEEEAVETTKIHSAAGLLHEGAAFVATRPFRSPHHTISDAGLLGGGTNPGPGEVSLAHHGVLFLDELPEFRRSTLEVLRQPLEDGRVTISRAAGTMTFPSQFMLVAAMNPCPCGFYGDARRECRCSPPMIQKYRQRISGPLLDRIDLHVEVPLVDFKALVSHEAGESSENIRTRVETARAIQRQRFLKSTSTSVNSAMSPRLIKKHCELPASGQSMLEHVMEEHGLSARAHDRILKVARTLADLDAVEKITENHVLQAVNFRSLDRKFWS; encoded by the coding sequence ATGATCGCACGCACCTACTCTGCCACGCTCGTCGGCGTGAACGCTGTCGAAATCGAGATCGAGTCCCATGCTGGCGGCGGCACGCAAAAAATGCTCATCGTCGGCCTGCCGGATGCCAGCGGGAAGGAAAGCCGCGAGCGTGTGATGGCCGCGCTGCGCACCAGCGGCTTTCAGCCGCATGATGGTGTATGCACCGTGAATCTGGCCCCTGCGGATCTGAAAAAGGAAGGCCCAGGTTTTGATCTGCCCATTGCCATCACTCTTTTGGCCGAAAGCGCCCGCATCCCAAAGGCGGTGCTGGCAGAGACGGCCATGATCGGCGAGCTGGCCCTCAATGGTGAGCTGAGGCCAGTCCGTGGCCTGCTCGCCGTCGCTCTGGAGGCACGGGCACGAGGCAGAAAACGCCTCCTAGTGCCAAAAAGAGCCGCCGTAGAGGCCAGCGTCGTCTCTGGCATCGAAATCATCGGCGTCGAGTGTCTGCGGGACGCAGTGGACTTTCTCAAAGGCAGTCTCCCCATCGAGCCAGAGCCCTGTCGCGCCGCCCAGTTCTTCGCCGCCGCTGCGCATTACGACATCGACTTCGCCGATGTGAAGGGCCAGGACGAGGCAAAGCGTGCCATCGAGGTCGCCGTCGCTGGCGGGCATAATTTGCTCATGATCGGTCCCCCAGGCACTGGCAAGTCGATGATCGCCAAACGCGTGCCCACCATCATGCCCGCCATGAGTGAGGAAGAGGCCGTAGAGACCACGAAAATCCACTCCGCAGCCGGTTTGCTGCATGAAGGGGCCGCCTTTGTCGCCACGCGGCCTTTTCGCTCTCCCCACCACACCATCAGTGATGCGGGCCTCCTCGGTGGCGGCACCAATCCCGGCCCTGGAGAGGTCTCCCTGGCTCATCACGGAGTGCTCTTCCTCGATGAGCTCCCAGAATTCCGCCGCAGCACGCTGGAGGTGCTGCGCCAGCCGCTAGAGGATGGGCGTGTCACCATCTCCCGCGCTGCGGGCACCATGACCTTTCCATCGCAGTTCATGCTCGTCGCGGCGATGAATCCCTGCCCCTGCGGCTTCTACGGCGATGCACGGCGAGAGTGCCGCTGTAGCCCGCCGATGATCCAAAAGTATCGCCAGCGCATCAGTGGCCCCTTGCTCGATCGCATCGACCTCCACGTCGAAGTGCCGCTGGTGGACTTCAAAGCGCTCGTCAGCCATGAAGCAGGCGAAAGCTCCGAAAACATCCGCACCCGCGTGGAAACCGCGCGTGCCATCCAGCGCCAGCGTTTCCTCAAAAGCACCAGCACTAGCGTGAACAGCGCCATGTCGCCCCGCCTCATCAAAAAGCACTGCGAGCTGCCAGCCAGCGGTCAGAGCATGCTGGAGCATGTGATGGAAGAACATGGCCTCAGTGCCCGTGCGCATGATCGCATCCTCAAAGTAGCCCGCACTCTCGCCGATCTCGATGCCGTGGAAAAAATCACCGAGAACCATGTGCTCCAAGCCGTGAACTTCCGCAGTCTGGACCGGAAATTCTGGTCCTGA
- a CDS encoding DUF1501 domain-containing protein, translated as MSPSIALHQEFTRRALFGHGAAGIGALALGSLFEKSGYAAQRPDPAAPALPHFAPRAKRVIYLLQNGAPSHVDLFDHKPMLKKMHGTQIPDSIVGGRRFSTMTGGQTARPVLGEITQFARHGRSGATVSSFLPQLGQVADDLCFIKSMHTTQVNHAPAITFLMTGAEQAGRPALGAWLSYGLGSESEDLPAFVVMTSRDKEASCGQIFYDFYWGSGFLPTKYQGVKFRGSGDPVLYLSNPEGMSQEVRRTMLDGLRDLNAIKLRHHGDPETATRIAQYEMAYRMQTSVPELTDLSKEPKHILDMYGPDVLRQGSYAYNCLMARRLAERGVRFVQLMHAGWDQHRNLNTQLKIQCQDVDAPSAALVQDLKQRGLLEDTLIVWGGEFGRTPFLQGDITNTKQWVRDHHPYAFTIWMAGGGIKPGTTYGESDEFGFNAVKDKVHIHDLQATIMHLMGIDHERFTYRFQGRQFRLTDVHGEVVRAVLA; from the coding sequence ATGAGTCCGTCCATCGCCCTGCATCAGGAATTCACTCGCCGTGCCCTTTTCGGGCATGGAGCAGCAGGCATCGGTGCACTGGCTCTAGGCTCGCTGTTTGAAAAAAGCGGCTACGCGGCACAGCGGCCAGATCCAGCGGCTCCAGCGCTGCCACACTTCGCCCCACGGGCGAAACGCGTCATCTACCTGCTGCAAAACGGTGCCCCATCCCATGTCGATCTATTTGATCACAAGCCGATGCTCAAAAAGATGCATGGCACGCAGATCCCAGACAGCATCGTCGGTGGGCGGCGCTTCAGCACCATGACAGGCGGGCAGACAGCACGGCCCGTGCTCGGAGAGATCACCCAATTCGCCCGCCACGGCCGCAGCGGAGCCACCGTGAGCTCCTTTCTCCCGCAGCTCGGCCAGGTGGCGGATGATTTGTGCTTCATCAAGTCCATGCACACCACGCAGGTCAATCACGCACCTGCGATCACCTTTCTGATGACCGGCGCAGAGCAGGCAGGGCGGCCCGCGCTGGGTGCGTGGCTCAGTTACGGCCTAGGCAGCGAGTCGGAAGACTTGCCCGCCTTTGTCGTCATGACCAGCCGTGATAAGGAAGCCTCCTGCGGCCAGATTTTTTATGACTTCTACTGGGGCAGCGGCTTTTTGCCCACCAAGTATCAAGGCGTGAAGTTTCGCGGCAGTGGCGACCCGGTTTTGTATCTGAGCAATCCAGAAGGCATGAGCCAGGAAGTGCGCCGCACCATGCTCGATGGCCTCCGTGATCTCAATGCCATCAAACTGCGCCACCACGGCGATCCAGAGACTGCGACACGCATCGCCCAGTATGAAATGGCCTACCGCATGCAGACCAGCGTGCCAGAGCTCACCGATCTGTCGAAGGAGCCTAAGCACATCCTCGACATGTATGGCCCCGATGTCCTGCGCCAGGGCAGCTACGCCTACAACTGCCTCATGGCCCGCCGACTCGCCGAGCGCGGCGTGCGCTTCGTCCAGCTCATGCACGCTGGCTGGGATCAGCATCGGAATCTCAACACGCAGCTCAAAATCCAGTGCCAGGATGTCGATGCCCCCAGTGCCGCATTGGTCCAAGACCTCAAACAGCGCGGCCTACTCGAAGACACACTCATCGTGTGGGGCGGCGAGTTCGGGCGCACCCCATTCCTCCAGGGCGACATCACCAACACCAAGCAATGGGTCCGCGATCACCATCCCTACGCCTTCACCATCTGGATGGCCGGTGGCGGCATCAAGCCCGGCACCACCTACGGCGAGAGCGATGAATTCGGCTTCAATGCCGTGAAGGACAAAGTCCACATCCACGACCTCCAAGCCACCATCATGCACCTCATGGGCATCGACCACGAGCGCTTCACCTACCGCTTCCAAGGCCGTCAATTCCGCCTCACCGACGTCCATGGTGAGGTGGTGAGAGCCGTGCTCGCTTGA
- a CDS encoding mannose-1-phosphate guanylyltransferase — MPTATTPSPKRYALILAGGSGQRFWPVSRDAQPKQLLKLFGEKTLLELTIERLEGLVPKQNILILTNTQQEATVRAIIKDLPPENIVAEPEKRDTAPAIALAVGWVVARDPMATMIVLPADHLIQDQAQFLRVLKNAALAAENSGNLVTIGIKPTWACPSYGYVERGRKASIGGVEDLPVWEVARFREKPNPDLAEHFISQGNFLWNAGMFIWTIPAIFSELSRHCPVLADFVSELRGSKDFSATVAKQFGKLPKLSIDYALMEKASRVLNIESTFDWDDVGNWTSVGKYLKTDEDANQHNCAFSQQESANNIIFTQTGQHVALLGVQDLIVVASKDGLLVANRDKAEMIKKLVDGLPQELK; from the coding sequence ATGCCCACCGCCACTACCCCATCCCCCAAACGCTATGCCCTCATTTTGGCCGGAGGCAGCGGCCAGCGCTTTTGGCCCGTCAGCCGTGACGCCCAGCCCAAGCAGTTGCTCAAGCTCTTCGGTGAAAAAACCCTGCTCGAACTGACCATCGAGCGCCTGGAGGGCCTGGTGCCAAAGCAGAACATCCTCATCCTCACCAACACCCAGCAAGAGGCCACCGTGCGGGCCATCATCAAAGACCTCCCGCCAGAAAACATCGTCGCCGAGCCTGAAAAGCGGGATACCGCACCCGCCATCGCCCTGGCCGTCGGCTGGGTCGTCGCACGTGACCCCATGGCCACCATGATCGTGCTCCCAGCGGATCATTTGATCCAAGATCAAGCCCAGTTCCTGCGAGTACTCAAAAATGCCGCTCTCGCGGCAGAAAACAGCGGCAACCTCGTCACCATCGGCATCAAGCCCACCTGGGCATGCCCCAGCTACGGCTACGTCGAGCGTGGGCGCAAAGCCAGCATCGGCGGCGTCGAGGACCTCCCCGTCTGGGAAGTCGCCCGCTTCCGTGAAAAGCCCAATCCCGACCTCGCCGAGCACTTCATCAGCCAGGGCAACTTCCTCTGGAACGCCGGCATGTTTATCTGGACCATCCCTGCCATTTTCAGCGAGCTCAGTCGCCACTGCCCTGTGCTAGCAGACTTCGTCAGCGAGCTACGCGGCTCCAAGGACTTCAGCGCCACCGTGGCCAAGCAATTCGGCAAACTGCCCAAGCTCAGCATCGACTACGCCCTCATGGAAAAAGCCTCTCGCGTGCTCAACATCGAGTCCACCTTCGACTGGGATGACGTGGGGAACTGGACCAGCGTGGGCAAGTATTTGAAGACCGACGAAGATGCCAACCAGCACAACTGCGCCTTCTCCCAGCAAGAATCAGCCAACAACATCATCTTCACCCAGACCGGCCAGCACGTCGCCCTCCTCGGAGTCCAAGACCTCATCGTCGTCGCCTCCAAAGACGGCCTCCTCGTCGCCAACCGCGACAAAGCCGAGATGATCAAAAAGCTCGTGGACGGCCTACCGCAGGAGCTGAAGTAA
- the pyrF gene encoding orotidine-5'-phosphate decarboxylase, with amino-acid sequence MTFVEKLSARIAATGSNLCVGLDVRATDASDSTKRWILDVIEQTAPYAAAFKPNAAYFEALGWQGVKLLEEIMAAIPADIPTVLDVKRGDIGETQGYYAKACFEVLRADAVTLNPYMGRDTLEPFLKYTDKGIYLLGVTSNPGAKDIELQKTGERHIYELVADMTAGHSQAGLVVGLTNAAPDVLTRIPDVPLLIPGLGAQGGDLAALRGSDHTAPLLINVSRGILYQDESLPFAARAQKWDQAIRAALA; translated from the coding sequence ATGACCTTTGTCGAAAAACTCTCTGCCCGCATCGCCGCTACTGGCTCCAATCTCTGCGTCGGACTCGATGTCCGCGCCACCGACGCCAGCGACTCCACCAAGCGCTGGATTCTCGACGTCATCGAGCAAACCGCGCCTTACGCCGCCGCCTTCAAGCCGAACGCCGCCTACTTTGAGGCCCTAGGCTGGCAGGGCGTCAAGCTGCTGGAAGAAATCATGGCCGCCATCCCTGCGGACATCCCCACCGTGCTCGATGTGAAGCGTGGCGACATCGGCGAGACACAGGGCTACTACGCCAAGGCCTGTTTTGAAGTGCTGCGGGCAGATGCCGTGACACTCAATCCCTACATGGGCCGCGACACACTGGAGCCCTTCCTCAAATACACCGACAAAGGCATCTACCTCCTCGGCGTGACCTCCAATCCTGGAGCCAAAGACATCGAGCTGCAAAAAACCGGAGAGCGGCACATTTACGAACTCGTCGCGGACATGACCGCAGGCCACTCCCAGGCCGGACTCGTCGTCGGACTCACCAATGCCGCACCGGACGTGCTCACACGCATCCCCGATGTGCCGCTCCTCATCCCCGGTCTCGGAGCCCAAGGCGGCGACTTAGCCGCTCTGCGTGGCAGTGACCACACCGCGCCGCTGCTCATCAATGTCAGTCGCGGCATCCTCTACCAGGATGAGTCGCTGCCCTTTGCCGCCCGCGCTCAAAAATGGGATCAGGCCATACGTGCAGCCTTGGCCTGA
- the rsfS gene encoding ribosome silencing factor, producing MHDLDIARACAAFADDKKAENIRILDLRGLSPVNDYFVLCSAMSAPQLRAVRDHIEDEMKEHHKQRPLYRDGTYDSQWMILDYGNVMVHILSPEKREYYSLEELWGDATELALTEDAPAPEPRPKRERPKREKRAKKPATKKFAQRSAKSSKSTKAPKAKKAAKSAKPKPQAKKAAK from the coding sequence ATGCACGACCTAGACATCGCCCGCGCCTGCGCCGCCTTTGCAGACGACAAAAAAGCCGAAAACATCCGCATTCTCGATCTACGCGGCCTTTCCCCCGTGAATGACTACTTCGTGCTGTGCAGCGCGATGTCCGCCCCGCAGCTTCGTGCTGTGCGTGACCATATCGAGGATGAGATGAAGGAGCATCATAAGCAGCGCCCACTCTACCGCGATGGCACCTACGACAGCCAGTGGATGATCCTCGATTACGGCAATGTGATGGTGCACATCCTCTCCCCGGAAAAGCGTGAGTACTACTCTCTGGAGGAGCTCTGGGGCGATGCGACGGAGCTGGCACTCACTGAGGATGCGCCTGCGCCAGAGCCACGTCCGAAGCGTGAGCGTCCGAAACGCGAAAAACGGGCAAAAAAGCCCGCTACAAAGAAATTCGCCCAACGCTCTGCCAAGTCGTCCAAATCGACCAAGGCCCCAAAAGCGAAAAAAGCTGCTAAATCGGCCAAACCGAAGCCCCAGGCAAAAAAAGCGGCCAAGTAA
- a CDS encoding PQQ-like beta-propeller repeat protein, with translation MNRSLLLLLTLCPSLAVFADHWPMWRGANGDGTCSESNLPLKWSQTENVQWKVALPDRGNSTPVVWGEKVFVTQAIEKEGKRLLLCFDRKTGRQLWDAGILYKEPELTHGTNPYCAASPATDGERVIVFHASAGVFCYDMNGKELWKRTDLGKQHHIWGNGTSPVLAGDRVFLNFGPGEKTVLYCFDKKTGKTLWEHAEPGGASGEGANKQWLGSWSDPLLRKIDSHYELLMTYPGRACAFDPMSGQELWTCGGLTKLVYNSPLYTDGMMVAMSGYNGAALAVKPGGKGDVTEKSRLWHLPKVSQRIGSGVLHGGYHYILSDGGIVECRNLKTGEMVFNERLKGQNWSSLVLTADGLCYAANQIGDCHIFKAAPKYELVATNSLGEKIIGSIAVSDGQLFIRGYKNLWCIGKK, from the coding sequence ATGAATCGCTCCTTGCTCCTTCTCCTCACTCTTTGCCCTTCGCTTGCCGTTTTTGCGGATCATTGGCCCATGTGGCGCGGTGCCAATGGGGATGGCACCTGCTCCGAGTCCAATCTGCCTCTGAAATGGAGCCAGACAGAGAATGTCCAGTGGAAGGTGGCTCTGCCAGATCGCGGCAATAGCACTCCGGTGGTCTGGGGCGAGAAGGTCTTCGTCACGCAAGCTATCGAGAAAGAGGGCAAGCGGCTCCTGCTGTGCTTTGATCGCAAAACTGGCCGCCAGCTTTGGGATGCAGGCATCCTCTATAAGGAACCTGAGCTGACTCACGGCACCAATCCCTACTGCGCGGCCTCCCCCGCGACGGATGGTGAGCGTGTGATCGTCTTCCACGCCTCTGCGGGTGTGTTTTGCTACGACATGAATGGCAAGGAGCTGTGGAAGCGCACCGACTTGGGCAAGCAGCACCACATTTGGGGCAATGGCACCTCTCCCGTGCTCGCTGGCGACCGCGTGTTCCTCAATTTCGGTCCCGGAGAGAAAACGGTGCTTTACTGCTTCGATAAAAAAACCGGCAAAACACTCTGGGAGCATGCGGAACCCGGCGGTGCGAGCGGTGAAGGAGCCAATAAGCAATGGCTGGGCTCCTGGAGTGATCCGCTCCTGCGCAAGATCGACTCACACTATGAGTTGTTGATGACTTACCCTGGCCGTGCCTGCGCCTTTGATCCTATGAGTGGGCAAGAACTCTGGACCTGCGGCGGACTCACGAAGTTGGTCTATAACTCGCCGCTCTATACCGATGGCATGATGGTGGCGATGAGCGGCTACAATGGAGCTGCCCTCGCAGTGAAGCCCGGAGGCAAAGGGGATGTGACTGAGAAAAGCCGCCTCTGGCATCTGCCAAAGGTAAGCCAACGCATCGGCAGCGGTGTCTTGCACGGTGGCTATCACTACATCCTCAGCGATGGTGGCATCGTGGAGTGCCGCAATCTGAAAACCGGCGAGATGGTCTTTAATGAACGCCTCAAAGGCCAGAACTGGTCATCCCTAGTGCTCACTGCGGATGGTCTTTGCTACGCCGCGAACCAGATCGGCGATTGCCACATTTTTAAAGCCGCTCCGAAGTATGAACTGGTCGCGACCAACTCACTGGGTGAAAAGATCATCGGTTCCATCGCCGTGAGCGACGGCCAGCTCTTCATCCGTGGATATAAGAACCTGTGGTGCATCGGCAAGAAGTAG
- the map gene encoding type I methionyl aminopeptidase, which produces MALAKSGNIPIRHGHQQNCIRKAGQLARDILLKTAAEVHAGATTAQIDRFAAAEMKASGCTSAFLGYRQFPGNICISINEEVVHGIGGPRVIQDGDIVKIDIGIYRDGWVGDNALTVPVGNVAKETLHLMAATEESLHNAIKFARDGWMLGDLCHSVEHHVSQYGYYVVREFVGHGVGRKLHEDPQVPNYGKKGERPRLKAGMTLAIEPMINMGTEKTRILEDKWTVIATDRKPSSHYEHVVLITPDEPEILTYRKRMFPQGVADLTPQPISALWP; this is translated from the coding sequence ATGGCACTCGCTAAATCGGGGAACATCCCCATCCGTCACGGTCACCAGCAGAATTGCATCCGAAAGGCTGGCCAACTCGCTCGCGACATCTTGCTCAAAACCGCAGCCGAAGTCCACGCTGGTGCCACCACCGCGCAGATAGACCGCTTTGCAGCTGCTGAGATGAAGGCCAGTGGCTGCACCAGTGCCTTCCTCGGTTACCGCCAGTTTCCGGGGAACATCTGCATCTCCATCAACGAAGAAGTCGTCCACGGCATCGGTGGTCCTCGTGTCATTCAGGATGGCGACATCGTCAAAATCGACATCGGCATCTACCGTGATGGCTGGGTCGGAGACAATGCCCTTACCGTCCCCGTAGGAAACGTCGCCAAAGAGACCCTCCACCTCATGGCGGCGACCGAGGAGTCCCTCCACAATGCCATCAAATTTGCCCGTGATGGATGGATGCTCGGGGATCTCTGCCACAGCGTCGAGCACCACGTCAGCCAATATGGCTACTATGTCGTGCGTGAATTCGTCGGTCACGGAGTCGGTCGTAAGCTGCACGAGGACCCCCAAGTGCCCAACTACGGCAAAAAAGGTGAACGCCCACGGCTGAAAGCCGGCATGACTCTCGCCATCGAGCCCATGATCAACATGGGCACCGAAAAGACTCGCATCCTGGAAGACAAGTGGACCGTCATCGCCACCGACCGCAAGCCCAGCAGCCACTACGAGCACGTCGTCCTCATCACCCCAGATGAGCCGGAGATCCTCACCTACCGCAAGCGCATGTTCCCACAGGGCGTGGCCGATCTCACACCCCAGCCCATCAGCGCCCTCTGGCCGTAA
- the rplO gene encoding 50S ribosomal protein L15: MQLQDTTNRPGARKRRKRIGCGESSGHGKTSCKGNKGQMARSGRGIRPGFEGGQMPMHRRLPKKGFNNALFQDAIEIVNVGELNDAFEDGTTVDEAALRTVGLVSRNCDIIKILGTGDISRKLTIQGAKVSAAAREKIEKAGGSIAA, from the coding sequence ATGCAACTTCAAGACACCACCAATCGCCCCGGCGCTCGCAAGCGTCGTAAGCGCATCGGCTGCGGAGAAAGCTCCGGCCACGGCAAAACATCCTGCAAAGGCAACAAAGGTCAGATGGCCCGTTCTGGTCGCGGTATCCGCCCCGGATTCGAAGGCGGTCAGATGCCGATGCATCGCCGACTCCCGAAAAAAGGCTTCAATAACGCTCTTTTCCAGGATGCGATCGAGATCGTGAATGTCGGCGAACTCAATGACGCCTTTGAAGACGGCACCACCGTCGATGAAGCCGCTCTTCGCACCGTAGGCCTCGTCTCCCGTAACTGCGACATCATCAAAATTCTCGGCACCGGCGACATCAGCCGGAAACTCACGATCCAGGGCGCAAAAGTCTCCGCCGCGGCCCGTGAGAAGATCGAGAAGGCTGGTGGCAGCATCGCCGCTTAA
- the rpsE gene encoding 30S ribosomal protein S5 gives MATEIEAPVVTEEVEVSAEAAAPVFTPRERGDRERPASDTIEKVVHINRCAKVVKGGRRFSFSALVVVGDQKGKVGWGFGKANEVADAIKKATESSRKNMVTYNITNGTIPHETIGDHGGGYLMLKPASPGTGIIAGGAARAVLECVGVKDVIGKSLGSSNHANIVKATLHALSTLRLPDEILRARGRQPRQKAL, from the coding sequence ATGGCCACCGAAATAGAAGCGCCCGTCGTTACCGAAGAAGTCGAAGTCTCCGCCGAGGCCGCCGCACCCGTTTTCACACCCCGTGAGCGTGGTGACCGCGAGCGTCCCGCCAGCGACACCATCGAAAAAGTGGTTCACATCAACCGATGCGCGAAAGTCGTCAAAGGCGGCCGCCGCTTCAGCTTCAGTGCTCTTGTCGTCGTCGGCGACCAAAAGGGTAAAGTCGGCTGGGGATTCGGTAAAGCTAACGAAGTGGCAGACGCCATCAAGAAGGCCACTGAAAGCTCCCGCAAAAACATGGTGACCTACAACATCACCAATGGCACGATCCCGCATGAAACCATCGGCGATCATGGCGGTGGCTACCTCATGCTCAAGCCTGCATCCCCAGGTACAGGTATCATCGCTGGTGGTGCTGCCCGCGCCGTGCTCGAGTGCGTCGGTGTCAAAGACGTGATCGGGAAGTCCCTCGGCTCCTCCAACCACGCCAACATCGTCAAGGCTACTCTGCACGCCCTCAGCACCCTGCGTCTGCCAGACGAAATCCTCCGCGCACGCGGCCGTCAGCCACGCCAAAAGGCTCTCTAA
- a CDS encoding 50S ribosomal protein L18, with protein sequence MATQNRKAIRATIHRRIRRKLGGTAQRPRLAVYFSNTNVYAQVIDDEAGKTLVSASTKEKGYGAGKANCSHATKVGAAIAERLLAKNIKSVVFDRAGFTFHGKVKALADAAREKGLQF encoded by the coding sequence ATGGCCACTCAAAATCGCAAAGCCATCCGCGCTACCATCCATCGGCGCATTCGCCGCAAACTTGGCGGCACCGCCCAGCGCCCCCGCCTCGCTGTTTACTTCTCCAACACCAACGTGTATGCCCAAGTCATCGACGACGAGGCTGGCAAGACGCTTGTATCCGCTTCCACCAAGGAAAAAGGTTACGGTGCTGGCAAGGCAAACTGCTCCCATGCGACCAAGGTCGGTGCAGCTATCGCCGAGCGCCTTCTTGCTAAAAACATCAAATCCGTCGTTTTTGACCGCGCAGGATTCACATTCCACGGCAAGGTGAAAGCTCTTGCTGATGCCGCCCGTGAAAAAGGCCTCCAGTTTTAA
- the rplF gene encoding 50S ribosomal protein L6, producing MSRVGKLPISIPDKVTVKIGDDRVVQVKGPKGELAWALPRGVTVNGDAQTISVTRDSEDRVVRALHGTTQRLICNMIIGVSQGYTRNLEIHGVGFRAAVKGSNIDLQLGQSHDRLHPIPKGVKVTVTENTKIAIEGIDKQVVGQLAADIRAYYPPEPYKAKGVRYVGEYIRRKAGKSVK from the coding sequence ATGTCCCGCGTCGGCAAACTCCCCATCTCTATCCCTGACAAAGTCACCGTCAAAATCGGCGACGATCGTGTTGTCCAGGTCAAAGGCCCCAAAGGCGAACTCGCTTGGGCTCTCCCCCGTGGTGTCACCGTCAATGGTGATGCTCAAACCATCAGCGTCACCCGTGACTCCGAAGATCGTGTTGTCCGTGCTCTCCACGGCACCACGCAGCGCCTGATTTGCAATATGATCATCGGTGTCAGCCAGGGTTACACGCGTAACCTGGAAATCCACGGCGTGGGTTTCCGTGCTGCTGTCAAAGGCAGCAATATCGACCTTCAGCTCGGTCAGAGCCATGACCGCCTGCATCCCATCCCCAAAGGTGTGAAGGTGACGGTCACTGAAAATACCAAGATCGCCATCGAAGGCATCGACAAGCAGGTGGTCGGGCAGCTCGCTGCTGACATCCGTGCCTATTATCCGCCTGAGCCTTATAAGGCCAAGGGCGTCCGCTACGTCGGTGAATACATCCGCCGCAAAGCTGGCAAATCCGTCAAGTAA
- the rpsH gene encoding 30S ribosomal protein S8: MTDPISDFLTRIRNGLAAGQEQILAPFSKMKAELSRILQEEGYIWGYEVDTSGAHPKLKLKLKYTEDNTPVIRNLKRVSSPGLRQYVSCDEIPRVLGGLGISILSTSRGVMTGSRARKAKIGGELLATIW; this comes from the coding sequence ATGACTGACCCGATTTCTGATTTCCTCACCCGCATCCGCAACGGCCTCGCCGCCGGCCAGGAGCAAATTTTGGCCCCTTTCTCCAAAATGAAAGCTGAGCTTTCCCGTATCCTACAGGAAGAAGGCTACATCTGGGGCTACGAAGTGGACACTTCTGGTGCCCACCCGAAGCTCAAGCTCAAGCTCAAATACACGGAGGACAACACTCCTGTCATCCGCAACCTCAAGCGTGTCTCCAGCCCGGGTCTGCGCCAGTATGTCTCCTGTGATGAAATTCCCCGCGTCCTCGGTGGCCTGGGTATTTCCATCCTTTCCACATCACGCGGCGTCATGACTGGCTCCCGTGCCCGCAAGGCCAAGATCGGCGGCGAACTCCTCGCCACCATTTGGTAA